The following nucleotide sequence is from Microbacterium arborescens.
CACAACCACGGCAACATCGACCAGGTCGACCTCCAGGTCGAGATGCAGCGGAGCTACCTCGACTACGCGATGAGCGTCATCGTGGGGCGCGCGCTGCCTCGCGTCGAGGACGGCCTCAAGCCCGTCCACCGCCGTGTCATCTACGGCATGTACGACGGTGGATACCGTCCCGACAAGAGCTACTCGAAGTGCGCCCGCGTCGTGGGCGAGGTCATGGGTCAGTACCACCCGCACGGCGACAGCGCGATCTACGACGCCCTCGTGCGCCTCGTGCAGCCGTGGTCGCTGCGCTACCCGCTCGCCGACGGTCAGGGCAACTTCGGCTCGCCCGGCAACCAGGGTGCTGCTGCCCCCCGCTACACCGAGACCAAGATGGCGGCCCTCGCGATGGAGATGGTCCGCGACATCGACGAGGACACCGTCGATTTCGAGGACAACTACGACGGCAAGACCCAGGAGCCGGTCGTCCTGCCCTCGCGCTTCCCGAACCTGCTGGTCAACGGTTCGGTCGGCATCGCCGTCGGCATGGCCACGAACATCCCCCCGCACAACCTGCGCGAGGTCGCCGAAGGCGCGCTGTGGTCGCTCGAGAACCCGGAGGCGTCGCGCGAGGAGCTGCTCGAAGCGCTCATGTCGCGCATCCACGGCCCCGACTTCCCCACGGGCGCGCAGATCCTCGGTACGAAGGGCATCCGCGAGGCCTATCGCACCGGGCGTGGCTCGATCACGATGCGTGCCGTCATCGAGGTCGAGGAGATCCAGGGCCGCAACTGCCTCGTGATCACCGAGTTGCCCTATCAGGTGAACCCCGACAACGTCGCGCTGAAGATCCGCGACCTCGCGCGTGACGGCAAGATCACCGGCATCGCCGACATCCGCGACGAGACGAGCGACCGCACCGGCCAGCGCCTCGTGGTGGTGCTCAAGCGCGACGCCGTCGCGAAGGTCGTGCTGAACAATCTGTACAAGCACACGCAGCTGCAGGAGAACTTCGGCGCCAACATGCTGGCGATCGTCGACGGTGTGCCCCGCACGCTCCCCCTCGATGGCTTCATCTCGCACTGGATCACCCACCAGATCGAGGTCATCGTCCGCCGCACGCGCTACCGCCTGAACGAGGCCGAGAAGCGCATGCACATCCTGCGCGGCTACCTCAAGGCGCTCGACGCCCTCGACGAGGTCATCGCCCTCATCCGCCGCTCCCCCACGGTCGATGAAGCGCGCGAGGGCCTCAAGAGCCTGCTCGACATCGACGAGGTGCAGGCCGACGCGATCCTGTCGATGCAGCTGCGCCGCCTGGCGGCGCTCGAGCGTCAGAAGATCATCGACGAGGCGACCGAGCTCGAGCTGAAGATCGCCGACCTCAACGACATCCTCGCGACCCCGGCGCGCCAGCGGTCGATCATCGCCGAGGAGCTCACCGCGATCGTCGACAAGTACGGCGACGAGCGGCGCACCCACATCCTCCACGGGTTCGACGGCGACATGTCGATGGAAGACCTCATTCCGGAAGAGGAGATGGTGGTCACCGTCACCCGTGACGGCTACATCAAGCGCACGCGCAGCGACAACTACCGTTCGCAGCACCGCGGCGGCAAGGGCGTCAAGGGCGCGCAGCTGCGCGCGGATGACGTCGTCGAGCACTTCTTCGTCACGACGACGCACCACTGGCTGCTGTTCTTCACGACGAAGGGCCGCGTGTACCGCACCAAGGCGTACGAGCTGCCCGAGGCCGGCCGCGACGCGAAGGGTCAGCACGTCGCGAACCTCCTCGCTCTGCAGCCGGGCGAGGAGATCGCCCAGATCCTCGACATCCGCGACTACTCCGCAGCCCAGTACCTCGTGCTCGCGACCCGCGACGGCAAGGTCAAGAAGACGGCGCTCACCGAGTACGACACGAACCGTCAGGGCGGTGTCATCGCGATCCGGCTCCGTGGCCAGGACGATGAGACCGGCGGCGACGAACTGGTCAGCGCTCTCCTCGTCGATGAGGGCGACGACCTTCTGCTCATCACACGCAAGGGCATGTCGCTCCGCTTCTCGGCCACCGACGACGCACTGCGTCCGATGGGTCGTTCGACCGAGGGCGTGAAGGGCATGTCGTTCCGCGAGGACGACAGCCTGCTCTCGGCGTCCGTTGTGCGGGACGAGGGCTACGTGTTCGTCGTCACCGACGGCGGCTACGCCAAGCGCACCTCGGTCGACCAGTACCGCACTCAGAGCCGCGGGGGTCTGGGCATCAAGGTGGCCAAACTGAACGACGATCGAGGGGTCCTCGCGGGCGGTCTCATCGTGTCGGAGACCGACGAGGTCCTCGTGGTTCTTGCCAGCGGCAAGGTGGTACGCTCCTCCGTGGCCGAGGTCCCGGCCAAGGGTCGCGACACCATGGGCGTCGTTTTCGCTCGGTTCGGTGACGACGACCGCATCCTCGCCATCGCCCGGAACGGCGAGCGAGGACTGACCGAAGACGCGGCATCCGAGGATGCCCCCGCCCCGGATGCACCCCCGTCCGCGGATACCGAAGAGAGTGGTTCTGACGCATGAGCACGGTCGCCGACAAACTCGCCAAGAAATCCACGAGCAAGACCAGCGCCAAGCAGGTGCGCCTGCGCCTCGTCTACGTCGACTTCTGGTCGGCCGTGAAGCTGTCGTTCCTCGCAGCTGTGGCCTTGGC
It contains:
- the gyrA gene encoding DNA gyrase subunit A yields the protein MSDEERPDLTPAHNHGNIDQVDLQVEMQRSYLDYAMSVIVGRALPRVEDGLKPVHRRVIYGMYDGGYRPDKSYSKCARVVGEVMGQYHPHGDSAIYDALVRLVQPWSLRYPLADGQGNFGSPGNQGAAAPRYTETKMAALAMEMVRDIDEDTVDFEDNYDGKTQEPVVLPSRFPNLLVNGSVGIAVGMATNIPPHNLREVAEGALWSLENPEASREELLEALMSRIHGPDFPTGAQILGTKGIREAYRTGRGSITMRAVIEVEEIQGRNCLVITELPYQVNPDNVALKIRDLARDGKITGIADIRDETSDRTGQRLVVVLKRDAVAKVVLNNLYKHTQLQENFGANMLAIVDGVPRTLPLDGFISHWITHQIEVIVRRTRYRLNEAEKRMHILRGYLKALDALDEVIALIRRSPTVDEAREGLKSLLDIDEVQADAILSMQLRRLAALERQKIIDEATELELKIADLNDILATPARQRSIIAEELTAIVDKYGDERRTHILHGFDGDMSMEDLIPEEEMVVTVTRDGYIKRTRSDNYRSQHRGGKGVKGAQLRADDVVEHFFVTTTHHWLLFFTTKGRVYRTKAYELPEAGRDAKGQHVANLLALQPGEEIAQILDIRDYSAAQYLVLATRDGKVKKTALTEYDTNRQGGVIAIRLRGQDDETGGDELVSALLVDEGDDLLLITRKGMSLRFSATDDALRPMGRSTEGVKGMSFREDDSLLSASVVRDEGYVFVVTDGGYAKRTSVDQYRTQSRGGLGIKVAKLNDDRGVLAGGLIVSETDEVLVVLASGKVVRSSVAEVPAKGRDTMGVVFARFGDDDRILAIARNGERGLTEDAASEDAPAPDAPPSADTEESGSDA